From Methanococcus maripaludis, the proteins below share one genomic window:
- a CDS encoding DUF2080 family transposase-associated protein: MLPILETVNYLVTKIPSLIKFSNKKEAIMKEKTIIKQVKPSGNTGHVTVPKSWIGKKVIIKIQGENKDD; the protein is encoded by the coding sequence TTGTTACCAATACTGGAAACGGTTAATTATTTGGTAACAAAAATACCCTCCCTCATAAAATTTTCAAATAAAAAAGAGGCGATAATGAAAGAAAAAACAATCATAAAACAGGTAAAACCCTCCGGAAACACCGGACACGTAACAGTACCTAAGAGCTGGATAGGTAAGAAGGTTATAATCAAAATTCAAGGTGAAAACAAGGATGATTAA
- a CDS encoding winged helix-turn-helix domain-containing protein — MFLKILSKSNAKEILMLLNEYGELYFGQIHKELDKPKSNLSRVISELQEEGLVNKRTEETDEDGRIPKNYYSLTNLGKIAIEIYQKEDKMLKEKESGNVNINVENNHGIIANNIQNLNVKK; from the coding sequence ATGTTCCTGAAAATTTTATCCAAATCCAATGCAAAAGAAATTTTAATGCTTTTGAACGAATATGGCGAGTTATATTTCGGGCAAATTCATAAAGAATTAGATAAACCAAAAAGTAATTTAAGCAGAGTTATATCTGAATTACAGGAAGAAGGTCTTGTAAACAAAAGAACCGAAGAAACAGACGAAGACGGAAGAATACCTAAGAATTATTATAGTTTAACCAATCTCGGTAAGATTGCTATTGAAATATATCAAAAAGAAGACAAAATGTTAAAAGAAAAAGAGTCTGGAAACGTAAATATCAATGTTGAAAATAATCATGGAATTATCGCAAACAATATTCAAAATTTGAACGTAAAAAAGTAA
- a CDS encoding Kiwa anti-phage protein KwaB-like domain-containing protein: MEINVATILKMPDIYKMLKDENLNLGNITLNFVERTKKKELITHKIWRTEFNSNHAIEQELLKIAQLEVGIRCGDEYFYPKYSPMAKYDKKVIEVMSAEDIPHFEDIYDKTYGDPEFLNSNALKNIKKIWGYIVTIDIFDNKKEISKNLIFIKKHSPLKLLGKGTLNMVFNRNNGKFDKIEDSIFALEDKFDGMIYKGKEMASEDISEIMYVFNKNGIELFFDFHEGYKKEIDDKKDKLVEQKIIDKDNLEVLVSLSKRNKDLTKKFATVLNTKSYKTWDHNSISDTKSEFKLDEIEFDENDNLIINSKNYATVIKILDDDYLESKHSGNKYETHSKVRV, translated from the coding sequence ATGGAAATAAATGTCGCTACTATATTAAAAATGCCTGATATATACAAGATGTTAAAAGACGAAAATCTTAATTTGGGTAATATAACTTTGAATTTTGTAGAACGAACTAAAAAGAAAGAATTGATAACACATAAAATTTGGAGAACAGAATTTAATTCAAATCACGCAATAGAGCAGGAATTATTGAAAATTGCCCAACTTGAAGTGGGAATTCGATGTGGTGATGAATATTTTTACCCAAAATATTCTCCAATGGCGAAATATGATAAAAAAGTTATTGAAGTCATGTCTGCAGAAGATATTCCCCATTTTGAAGATATTTATGATAAAACTTACGGGGATCCCGAGTTTTTAAATAGCAATGCATTAAAAAACATAAAAAAAATTTGGGGATATATTGTAACCATTGATATCTTTGATAACAAAAAAGAAATATCTAAAAATTTGATATTTATTAAAAAACATTCTCCTCTTAAATTGCTTGGAAAAGGCACTTTAAACATGGTATTTAATAGAAATAATGGTAAATTCGATAAAATCGAAGATAGTATTTTTGCACTTGAAGATAAATTTGATGGAATGATTTATAAGGGTAAAGAGATGGCTTCTGAAGATATCTCTGAAATTATGTATGTATTTAACAAAAATGGTATTGAATTATTTTTTGATTTCCATGAAGGATACAAAAAAGAAATTGATGATAAAAAAGATAAATTGGTTGAGCAAAAAATTATCGATAAAGATAATCTTGAAGTACTGGTAAGTTTATCCAAACGTAATAAAGATCTTACTAAAAAATTTGCTACGGTATTGAATACTAAAAGTTACAAAACTTGGGATCATAATTCAATATCTGATACAAAATCGGAATTTAAATTAGATGAAATTGAATTTGATGAGAATGATAATTTAATAATTAATAGCAAAAACTATGCTACAGTTATTAAAATACTGGATGATGATTATCTGGAATCTAAACATTCGGGAAATAAATATGAAACTCACTCTAAGGTAAGAGTTTAA
- a CDS encoding BsuBI/PstI family type II restriction endonuclease codes for MGKLDEALTILKKFELPVKQQNNRSAYTLLALANIQENSDWKDSEDNLVRIHDILLFISENYGYTYAENSRETIRRQTIHQFEHAGIVERNRDDPKRPTNSGKTVYSLTPEFLEVLKTYETDDFEKSVEWFLENKTSLSEKYQGIREIHKISVKVDDTELEFSSGEHNELQKEIIEEFGPRFAGGSKVLYVGDTAHKNLYKLDEELEKLGIPMTKHDKLPDVVLYDEKNNWIYLIEAVTSHGPVSDKRYYELEEMLEDCKCGKIYVSCFRDKATFKKYVADIAWDTEVWISENPDHMIHYNGDRFIGPR; via the coding sequence ATGGGAAAGTTAGACGAAGCTTTAACTATTTTAAAGAAATTTGAGCTTCCAGTGAAGCAGCAAAATAATAGAAGTGCATATACTCTTTTAGCACTTGCAAATATCCAAGAAAACAGTGATTGGAAAGATTCAGAAGATAATTTAGTTAGAATTCATGATATTTTATTGTTTATTTCTGAAAATTATGGATATACTTATGCTGAAAATAGCAGGGAAACAATAAGGCGGCAGACAATACACCAGTTTGAACATGCTGGAATTGTTGAAAGGAATCGAGATGATCCAAAAAGACCTACAAACAGTGGTAAAACAGTTTATTCCTTAACTCCTGAATTTTTAGAAGTTTTAAAAACATACGAAACTGATGATTTTGAAAAGTCTGTTGAATGGTTTTTAGAGAATAAAACTTCACTTTCTGAAAAATATCAGGGAATTAGGGAAATTCATAAAATTTCAGTTAAAGTTGATGATACGGAACTTGAATTTTCTTCTGGAGAACATAATGAATTACAAAAAGAAATTATTGAAGAATTTGGACCTAGATTTGCAGGTGGTTCAAAAGTTCTTTATGTTGGGGATACCGCACATAAAAACCTTTATAAATTGGATGAAGAACTTGAAAAGCTTGGAATTCCAATGACTAAACATGATAAGCTTCCAGATGTTGTTTTGTATGATGAAAAGAATAACTGGATTTATTTAATTGAAGCAGTTACTTCTCATGGCCCAGTTTCAGATAAACGGTACTATGAACTTGAAGAAATGCTTGAAGACTGTAAGTGTGGAAAAATATATGTGAGCTGCTTTAGGGATAAAGCTACTTTCAAAAAATATGTTGCAGATATTGCATGGGATACTGAAGTTTGGATTTCAGAAAATCCTGATCACATGATACACTATAATGGGGATAGATTTATCGGTCCTCGATAA
- a CDS encoding Eco57I restriction-modification methylase domain-containing protein gives MQESLVNEVQEYTNKYLEKKSKKDRKKIGQFFTPAAVADFMASLSGDYENFEELNILDCGSGTGILATALVDKFKTHKNLKRLHIDLYEVDSDVLPILTKSMEYIKHKLENSPIKFTYKIIHGNFVTLNVDNWNSDSVGRYDLVISNPPYKKISKSCEEAVAMNSIVHGQPNIYFLFMAMALKLLKENGEFIFINPRSFTSGLYFKKFRTWFLENVNISRIHLFVSRKNVFGNDQVLQETIILKAVKSRLNEDMMCISESTDSDLSKNIFQIYMPYDTVITKNENKFILLPTNEEDVKIMNLMSNWKYNLVKLGYKLKTGPVVDFRSLEYLKNEPSNETVPLLWLHNFNDGLIRFPVTKDGKPPYILNNSESKKLLLKNKDYLLLKRFTSKEEKRRLQAAIYSSKEFNYPQIGFENHLNYIVKESGNMELNELFGLYALFNCDILDKYYRIVNGSTQVNATEVNSMPLPEKELIVRIGDLILKENDLSVDKCNDIVNNIFNI, from the coding sequence ATGCAGGAATCACTTGTAAATGAAGTCCAAGAATACACGAATAAATATTTGGAAAAGAAGTCTAAGAAAGATAGGAAGAAAATAGGCCAATTTTTTACACCTGCAGCTGTTGCCGACTTTATGGCTAGTTTATCCGGCGACTATGAAAATTTTGAAGAATTAAATATTTTAGATTGTGGTTCAGGCACCGGTATTTTAGCGACAGCACTTGTTGATAAATTTAAAACCCATAAAAATTTAAAAAGACTCCATATTGATCTTTATGAAGTAGATTCTGATGTTTTACCCATTTTAACTAAATCAATGGAATATATTAAACATAAATTAGAAAATTCGCCCATAAAATTCACATATAAAATTATACATGGCAATTTTGTAACATTGAATGTAGATAACTGGAATTCAGACTCTGTTGGGCGTTACGATCTTGTAATCTCTAATCCACCTTACAAAAAAATAAGCAAGTCTTGCGAAGAAGCTGTAGCTATGAATTCTATTGTGCACGGTCAGCCCAATATTTATTTTTTATTCATGGCAATGGCTTTAAAATTGTTAAAGGAAAATGGAGAGTTCATATTTATTAATCCAAGAAGCTTTACATCGGGTCTTTATTTTAAAAAATTTAGAACATGGTTCCTTGAAAATGTAAATATTTCTCGAATACATTTGTTTGTTTCAAGGAAAAACGTGTTTGGAAACGATCAGGTATTGCAGGAAACAATTATTTTAAAAGCTGTAAAATCAAGATTAAATGAAGATATGATGTGTATTTCAGAAAGTACAGATTCTGATTTATCCAAAAATATTTTTCAAATTTACATGCCTTATGATACAGTAATAACGAAAAATGAAAATAAATTCATATTGTTACCTACAAACGAAGAAGACGTAAAAATCATGAATTTAATGTCAAACTGGAAGTATAATTTAGTTAAACTAGGATATAAGTTAAAAACCGGGCCTGTAGTCGATTTTCGATCATTAGAATATTTAAAAAATGAACCCTCGAATGAAACTGTTCCTCTTTTGTGGTTACATAATTTTAATGACGGATTAATAAGATTTCCAGTTACAAAGGACGGAAAACCCCCGTATATTTTGAATAATTCTGAATCTAAAAAGTTACTTTTGAAAAATAAGGATTATTTATTATTGAAACGGTTTACTTCAAAAGAAGAGAAAAGAAGGCTTCAAGCTGCAATTTATTCTTCAAAAGAATTTAATTATCCACAGATTGGATTTGAAAATCATCTTAATTATATTGTGAAAGAATCAGGTAATATGGAATTAAACGAATTATTTGGTCTCTATGCTCTCTTTAATTGTGATATCTTAGATAAATATTATAGAATTGTAAATGGATCTACTCAGGTAAATGCTACAGAAGTAAATTCAATGCCTCTTCCCGAAAAAGAACTCATTGTCAGAATTGGAGACTTAATTCTAAAAGAAAATGATTTAAGTGTTGATAAATGTAATGATATTGTCAATAATATATTTAATATCTAA
- a CDS encoding tyrosine-type recombinase/integrase: MDESSEKLVEKFLKFHSGHSQNTVKYYKSGLKAFTRYFDENKTWENITIEDAINFYNGYNKAEDGRPVNKNTKIKRLNDVNRFYEWAVEHQYLFKNPVKTFVKTLKFEKKERLNLSEKQVQTVLAKVMDYDYYVYTLFLLKTGVRISEFQNILLNDVDLEDRSIYIRDGKGGKDRYVFIDNELLGYLKNYIEYRENLNLKTDCFFVTKNGKKVTNYAIDKFRDYLKEVTKDKIPFDVTPHVFRHTFGTLACEDEMNLIVLSKIMGHSNLNTTSGYVHSNKESRKKEYLRVMNNKK, encoded by the coding sequence ATGGATGAATCTTCAGAAAAACTTGTTGAAAAATTCTTAAAATTTCATTCAGGTCACAGTCAAAATACTGTAAAATACTATAAATCCGGTTTAAAGGCATTTACAAGATATTTTGACGAAAATAAAACCTGGGAAAATATCACAATAGAAGATGCAATAAACTTCTATAATGGATATAACAAAGCCGAAGATGGAAGGCCTGTAAATAAGAATACTAAAATCAAAAGATTAAATGATGTTAATCGATTTTATGAATGGGCGGTAGAACATCAGTATTTATTTAAAAATCCAGTGAAAACCTTTGTAAAAACTCTCAAATTTGAAAAAAAGGAGAGATTGAATTTAAGTGAAAAACAAGTTCAAACAGTTTTAGCAAAAGTAATGGACTATGATTATTATGTTTACACACTATTTCTTTTAAAAACGGGTGTTAGGATTTCTGAATTTCAAAACATACTTTTAAATGATGTAGATTTAGAAGACCGCTCAATTTACATTCGGGATGGAAAAGGCGGAAAAGATAGATATGTATTTATCGATAACGAACTTTTAGGATATCTTAAAAATTATATCGAATACAGAGAGAATTTAAATTTAAAAACAGACTGCTTTTTTGTAACTAAGAATGGTAAAAAGGTTACAAATTACGCAATAGATAAATTTAGAGACTATTTAAAGGAAGTTACAAAAGATAAAATTCCTTTTGATGTTACTCCACACGTTTTCAGGCATACCTTTGGAACTTTAGCCTGTGAAGATGAAATGAACTTGATTGTTCTTTCAAAAATAATGGGTCATTCAAACTTGAATACTACTTCGGGATACGTTCACTCGAACAAGGAATCAAGGAAAAAAGAGTATTTACGAGTTATGAATAATAAGAAATGA
- a CDS encoding radical SAM protein, translated as MTRNANNNNKECEKCWIFDLNQFRMITDSILDENTLVLEINQNYEVSVLMDYDVSLENGILTFKDFVNDNSKSATVLTGSLKTGILNKMSQSISEGLLNKTTNRRTYYITEPTPLIGHTAFGLIDRGTNVIQVRGLSGCNISCPFCSVDEGIHSKSRKNDYYVDMDYLVSEYEKIAEFKGYTKLEAHLDGQGEPSLYYPLPDLVQNLNEINSKNKGIVSIQTNGVHLTEKLIDDLEVAGLHRINLSINAMDEKFSKGLSGSKNYDIEKIMEIAEYIKNSKIHLLIAPLLLPNYNDEEFKKVLDFAVELEQKTPQTTINPITNKKNPIVGPQLCLTYQFGRKIPKMRVWDFPKFYNLLDVYHKEYSKKGINVDLEVPLHGFFGSHSRKRLPCPFKLNETISVTVLMDGRVNGEVIGASKNRVIQIIDCKTDVNKLIGKRVKVKVLRVKDNVIVGSMVK; from the coding sequence GTGACGAGAAATGCAAATAACAATAATAAGGAATGCGAAAAGTGTTGGATTTTTGATTTAAATCAATTTAGAATGATTACCGATTCAATATTAGACGAAAATACACTTGTTCTTGAAATAAACCAAAATTACGAAGTAAGCGTTTTGATGGATTACGACGTATCACTTGAAAACGGAATTTTAACTTTCAAAGATTTTGTAAATGATAATTCTAAATCTGCAACAGTGCTTACCGGTTCATTGAAAACAGGAATATTGAATAAAATGTCTCAGAGCATTTCAGAAGGACTTTTAAATAAAACTACAAACCGGAGAACTTACTATATCACAGAACCAACGCCTTTAATCGGACATACTGCATTTGGGCTGATTGATAGGGGAACAAATGTAATTCAAGTAAGGGGGCTTAGCGGGTGTAATATAAGCTGCCCGTTCTGTTCTGTTGATGAAGGAATTCACTCAAAATCTAGAAAAAACGACTATTATGTTGATATGGATTATTTAGTTTCGGAATACGAAAAAATTGCAGAGTTTAAAGGATATACAAAGCTTGAAGCACACCTCGATGGACAGGGGGAGCCTTCACTATACTATCCACTTCCCGACTTAGTTCAAAATTTAAACGAAATAAATTCGAAAAACAAAGGAATAGTTTCAATTCAAACAAACGGGGTTCATTTAACCGAAAAACTAATTGATGATTTAGAAGTTGCAGGACTTCACAGAATTAATCTTTCAATCAATGCAATGGATGAGAAATTCTCAAAAGGGCTTTCAGGAAGCAAAAATTACGATATTGAAAAAATTATGGAAATTGCAGAGTACATAAAAAATTCAAAAATTCACCTGTTAATTGCACCACTTCTACTTCCAAATTACAATGACGAGGAATTTAAAAAAGTGCTCGATTTTGCAGTTGAATTAGAACAAAAAACTCCTCAAACCACGATAAACCCGATAACAAACAAGAAAAATCCGATTGTAGGTCCACAATTATGTTTAACTTACCAATTTGGAAGAAAAATTCCAAAAATGAGAGTTTGGGATTTTCCAAAGTTTTACAATCTTTTGGATGTTTATCATAAAGAATATTCCAAAAAAGGAATAAACGTGGATTTAGAAGTTCCATTACACGGATTTTTTGGAAGTCACAGCAGGAAAAGACTGCCATGCCCATTTAAATTAAATGAAACGATTTCTGTAACCGTTTTAATGGACGGACGGGTTAATGGAGAAGTTATAGGTGCATCAAAAAATCGGGTAATTCAAATAATCGACTGTAAAACAGACGTAAATAAATTGATTGGAAAAAGGGTAAAAGTAAAAGTTCTCCGCGTAAAAGACAACGTGATTGTTGGTTCAATGGTAAAATAA
- a CDS encoding type II toxin-antitoxin system VapC family toxin, which produces MIKILDASAFIHGYNPSIEEGEHYTTNGIVSEVVSKEDIVKLAIEYGKLKILDPKPETIEKVVKTSIETGDTISNNDIEILALAIDLGGILYTDDYGLQNVSKKLKIVYENIVSAGSKDDFIWKKICKGCKKMYPINYLDDECEVCGSPLYRKMVKNRLKKGKNFYDKKKKPKKLF; this is translated from the coding sequence ATGATAAAAATACTCGATGCTTCAGCATTTATACATGGATACAATCCATCAATTGAAGAAGGAGAGCACTACACTACAAACGGAATTGTTTCAGAAGTCGTTTCAAAAGAGGATATTGTAAAATTGGCAATTGAATACGGAAAATTAAAAATACTCGATCCAAAACCCGAAACGATTGAAAAAGTAGTCAAAACTTCAATAGAAACTGGCGACACCATTTCAAACAATGATATCGAAATACTTGCGCTTGCAATCGACCTTGGCGGAATTTTGTATACTGACGATTACGGCCTTCAGAATGTTTCAAAAAAATTAAAAATTGTTTACGAAAATATCGTTTCAGCTGGTTCAAAAGATGATTTCATCTGGAAAAAAATCTGTAAAGGCTGTAAAAAGATGTATCCGATAAATTACCTTGATGATGAATGCGAAGTCTGCGGAAGCCCGCTTTATCGAAAAATGGTAAAAAATAGACTTAAAAAAGGTAAGAATTTTTATGATAAAAAGAAAAAGCCAAAAAAATTATTTTAA
- a CDS encoding F420-dependent methylenetetrahydromethanopterin dehydrogenase, producing MVVKIGILKCGNIGMSPVVDLCLDERADRNDIDVRVLGSGAKMGPEQVEEVAKKMVEEIKPDFIVYIGPNPAAPGPKKAREILSAGGIPAVIIGDAPGIKDKDAMAEEGLGYVLIKCDPMIGARRQFLDPVEMAMFNADVIRVLAGTGALRVVQNAIDDMVFAVEEGKEIPLPKIVITEQKAVEAMDFANPYAKAKAMAAFVMAEKVADIDVKGCFMTKEMEKYIPIVASAHETIRYAAKLVDEARELEKATDAVSRKPHAGDGKILNKCKLMTKPE from the coding sequence ATGGTTGTAAAAATAGGTATTTTAAAATGTGGAAACATAGGAATGTCCCCTGTAGTTGATCTTTGCTTAGACGAAAGAGCTGACAGAAACGACATTGATGTTAGAGTTTTAGGTAGCGGAGCTAAAATGGGCCCTGAACAAGTAGAAGAAGTTGCTAAAAAAATGGTTGAAGAAATAAAACCAGACTTCATTGTATACATTGGTCCAAATCCTGCTGCACCAGGTCCAAAAAAAGCTAGAGAAATCTTAAGCGCTGGCGGAATCCCTGCAGTTATCATTGGTGACGCACCAGGTATCAAAGACAAAGACGCTATGGCAGAAGAAGGACTCGGATACGTTTTAATCAAATGCGACCCTATGATCGGTGCTAGAAGACAGTTCTTAGACCCTGTTGAAATGGCAATGTTCAATGCTGATGTAATCAGAGTTTTAGCTGGAACCGGTGCTTTAAGAGTTGTACAAAACGCTATTGATGATATGGTATTTGCAGTTGAAGAAGGAAAAGAAATACCATTACCAAAAATCGTAATCACCGAACAAAAAGCAGTTGAAGCAATGGACTTTGCAAACCCATACGCAAAAGCAAAAGCTATGGCTGCATTTGTAATGGCTGAAAAAGTAGCAGATATTGATGTTAAAGGATGTTTCATGACCAAAGAAATGGAAAAATACATCCCAATCGTTGCATCCGCACACGAAACAATAAGATACGCTGCAAAATTAGTTGACGAAGCTAGAGAGTTAGAAAAAGCAACAGACGCTGTTTCAAGAAAACCTCACGCAGGCGACGGAAAAATCTTAAACAAATGTAAATTAATGACAAAACCAGAATAA
- a CDS encoding trimeric intracellular cation channel family protein, translating to MITENIFFIMNIIGLLAFAVVGALKGIKKGLDLLGIIVLGIMTALGGGITRDLLVNTIPYALRSPNDMGVALIGVWFAIVIFKVFNEDVSNKYIIQVPDAVGLSAFTTTGAMIAYNFDVSFFGIIILATLTGVGGGIISDILLQKTPSALTEDFYASCSIIGAIAFYLAILSNLSLETSAVICSIVVLMIRIVAMLCKWSLPKFYSEQK from the coding sequence ATGATTACAGAAAACATATTTTTTATAATGAATATAATCGGTCTTTTAGCATTTGCAGTAGTTGGCGCATTAAAAGGAATTAAAAAAGGCTTAGATTTACTTGGAATAATAGTTCTTGGAATTATGACTGCACTTGGCGGGGGAATTACAAGGGATTTACTTGTAAATACAATTCCCTATGCATTAAGATCTCCAAACGATATGGGTGTTGCATTAATTGGAGTATGGTTTGCAATAGTAATTTTTAAGGTTTTTAATGAGGATGTAAGCAACAAATATATCATACAAGTTCCCGATGCAGTTGGCCTTTCTGCATTTACAACAACAGGTGCAATGATTGCATATAACTTTGATGTATCATTTTTTGGAATAATTATACTTGCAACGTTAACGGGAGTTGGTGGTGGAATTATAAGCGATATATTGTTACAAAAAACACCTTCTGCATTAACCGAAGACTTTTACGCAAGCTGTTCGATAATTGGAGCAATTGCATTTTATTTGGCTATTTTATCAAACTTAAGTCTTGAGACGAGTGCAGTTATTTGCAGCATCGTTGTTTTAATGATTAGAATTGTTGCAATGCTGTGTAAATGGAGCCTTCCAAAATTTTACAGCGAACAAAAATAA
- a CDS encoding acyl-CoA dehydratase activase yields MILSIDIGSTTTKFVLMENNEIIDYKIKDLGVVIEESDVLKMVEEFKKGRNIEKTVATGYGRHKISFADKVVPEVIALGKGANYFFKDADGLIDIGGQDSKVLKLKDGQVVDFILSDKCAAGTGKFLEKCIDILNLDKELNEYSSTNYAKISSMCAVFAESEIISLLSKKIPKEEIIMGIYDSISNRIVPMVKRMKLENIVFSGGVAKNKILIQVLEKHLGKTLLIPEEPQIVCAVGACIMALEKP; encoded by the coding sequence ATGATTTTAAGTATTGATATAGGTTCAACTACAACAAAATTTGTACTGATGGAAAATAATGAAATAATAGATTATAAAATAAAAGATTTGGGCGTAGTAATCGAGGAAAGTGACGTTTTAAAAATGGTTGAAGAATTTAAAAAAGGAAGAAATATCGAAAAAACTGTTGCGACAGGTTACGGAAGGCATAAAATATCTTTTGCAGATAAGGTTGTTCCAGAAGTAATTGCCCTTGGAAAAGGTGCAAACTATTTTTTTAAAGATGCTGATGGATTAATTGATATTGGAGGACAGGACAGCAAAGTTTTAAAACTAAAAGATGGACAGGTCGTCGATTTTATTCTATCGGACAAGTGTGCTGCTGGAACTGGAAAATTTTTAGAAAAATGCATAGATATTTTAAATTTAGATAAAGAATTAAATGAATATTCCTCTACCAATTATGCAAAAATATCCTCCATGTGCGCTGTTTTTGCGGAAAGTGAGATAATATCCCTCCTTTCTAAAAAAATACCCAAAGAAGAAATTATAATGGGAATATATGACAGTATATCAAATAGAATCGTTCCAATGGTTAAAAGAATGAAGCTTGAAAATATTGTATTTAGTGGAGGGGTTGCTAAAAACAAAATTTTAATTCAAGTACTTGAAAAACACCTTGGAAAAACACTGTTAATTCCGGAAGAACCGCAAATTGTTTGCGCAGTTGGAGCCTGTATTATGGCTTTGGAAAAACCTTAA
- a CDS encoding acetate uptake transporter translates to MQEKYTTIFDTSANPAPLGLMGFGMTTVLLNLHNIGLFELSSMILAMGICYGGLAQVIVGIMEWKKGNTFGTLAFTSYGLFWLSLVVILTLPKLGLGNAPSPLEMAFYLGLWGLFTLGMFFGTFKTNRALQFVFGTLTILFLLLATGDITGNLTVTRVAGLVGIICGSSAIYTGFAEVLNETYQKTVLPIFPVTKKP, encoded by the coding sequence ATGCAAGAAAAGTACACGACAATATTTGATACAAGTGCAAATCCTGCCCCACTTGGACTCATGGGTTTTGGAATGACGACCGTGTTGTTAAATTTACACAATATTGGGTTATTTGAACTTAGCTCGATGATTCTTGCAATGGGAATATGTTACGGAGGATTAGCACAGGTAATCGTCGGAATAATGGAATGGAAAAAAGGAAATACGTTTGGAACATTAGCATTTACATCATATGGGCTATTCTGGCTCAGTCTTGTCGTAATTTTAACGTTACCAAAATTAGGACTTGGAAATGCACCTTCACCCCTTGAAATGGCATTTTATTTAGGTTTATGGGGACTATTCACATTAGGAATGTTTTTTGGAACATTCAAAACAAACAGGGCCCTTCAATTTGTATTTGGAACCCTTACAATATTATTCTTATTACTTGCAACAGGAGATATTACTGGAAATTTAACAGTAACTCGTGTTGCAGGACTGGTAGGAATAATCTGCGGATCTTCTGCAATCTATACTGGATTTGCAGAAGTTTTAAATGAAACATATCAAAAAACAGTGCTCCCAATATTCCCTGTAACTAAAAAACCTTAA